In the genome of Thermodesulfobacteriota bacterium, the window CATAAGCGAGCACGACGGTGCGATAGACACGGCCAAGGCCTGCGCCGCGCTGCTCGGGAAGGACTCCTTGAGTGACGAGGAGAGAGAGGCCGGGAAGAAGGCGGCCATGGGGCTCTTGATACACGTAAGCAACTGCGACGGCCTCGCCATACTCTCCGAGAGGTTCAGCCAGGCCGAGCTCGACGACCTCGGGGACAAGTACATAAAGGCTCGGGAAGCCAACGTGGGGATGCTCGACTGGGCCGGCACCATAAGGAATAAGAGTTAAATGGCGGCCGACCCCGCGGGAGGCAAGAAGCCTTACAGGCTCTGTATCGTTCTGCACGCGGGCTCTTTCGATAGGGTGTACGAGGCCCTTGCCATAGCCAACGTGGAGGTGGCCCGGGGCGGCGAGGCGCACGTGCTCTTCACCTACGGCGCGCTTAAGAGGCTCCGGAAGGGCAATACCGACCTGGTCGTCATCGAAGGCGAGCCCGCGCCGTTCCGTGAAGAGTTCGAAAAGGCGCTCGAGCGCGGCACCACGGACTCCATAAGCGAGATGATAGAGATGGGGAAGCGGTTCGGCGGGCTCAAGATATACGCCTGCTCCGGGGCGATGGGCATACTTAATATCACGCGGGACGAGCTCATCGACGGCGTGGACGCGAGCACGGGGCTCGTGGGTTTCATGGACCTCGTTAAGGAGGCGAACCTGACGCTCTACGTCTGAGCCGCCGTAATATTGCCCCACAGGTGGTGTGGCGTATCTGATGCGGCGCTTGACAGGGCGGCGGTGGATTTGTTATATTCGTAAGACAACTGTTGCGGGGTGGAGCAGTCCGGTAGCTCGTCGGGCTCATAACCCGAAGGTCACAGGTTCAAATCCTGTCCCCGCTACCAAATATGATCCCCCGGAGTCCTTTTGGGCTCCGGGGGTTTTTTGTTGGGGTTGGGGCGTGACGCTCCCCGGCCCTCGCTGCCGTAGTAGAATGGTAGCCCGAACG includes:
- a CDS encoding hemerythrin domain-containing protein — its product is MATKMDPIAEFREDHRKVRDYILDIVAALDAGDIPKARATLGGLDAMVGPHFRYEEEHLYPVLKQFLGEYIDQLISEHDGAIDTAKACAALLGKDSLSDEEREAGKKAAMGLLIHVSNCDGLAILSERFSQAELDDLGDKYIKAREANVGMLDWAGTIRNKS
- a CDS encoding DsrE/DsrF/DrsH-like family protein; translated protein: MAADPAGGKKPYRLCIVLHAGSFDRVYEALAIANVEVARGGEAHVLFTYGALKRLRKGNTDLVVIEGEPAPFREEFEKALERGTTDSISEMIEMGKRFGGLKIYACSGAMGILNITRDELIDGVDASTGLVGFMDLVKEANLTLYV